CATGACTGACAGCAAAACCACTCAAGCGCTTCGGCTGGCCGTCGTGGGCCACACTAATGTCGGCAAAACGTCCCTGCTGCGCACACTGACCCGCGATGGCGGTTTCGGTGATGTGTCCCATCGACCCAGCACCACTCGGCACGTTGAAGGCGCCCGCCTGTCGGTGGACGGCGAAGCGCTGCTGGAGTTGTACGACACGCCAGGCTTGGAAGACGCCATTGCATTGCTTGATTATCTGGAGCAGCTCGATCGGCCGGGCGAAAGGCTCGACGGCCCTGCCCGGTTGGCGCGATTTCTGGAAGGCAGCGAGGCGCGTCAACGATTCGAGCAAGAGGCCAAGGTACTGCGCCAGTTGCTGGAGTCCGATGCCGGCCTGTACGTCATCGACGCCCGTGAGCCAGTGCTTGCCAAATACCGCGATGAACTGGCCGTGCTCGCCAGTTGCGGGAAACCTTTGCTGCCCGTCCTGAATTTCGTCAGCAGCGCGCAACACCGCGAGCCCGCCTGGCGCGAGGCACTTGCGCGACTGGGGTTGCACGCGCTGGTGCGTTTCGACAGCGTGGCGCCGCCCGAGGATGGCGAGCAAAGGCTGTATGAGAGTCTGGCGCTGCTGCTTGAAACATCACGTCCCCAGCTGGAAAGGCTCATCGCCGATCAACACCTCCAGCGCGTGGCGCGGCGGCATAGCGCTGCGCGGTTGATTGCCGAATTACTGCTCGATTGCGCGGCGTGTCGTCGCAGCGTCGCAACGCAATCCGATCAAGTGCAAACGGCCATTTCGGACCTGCGTAAGGCCGTGCGCCAACGTGAACAACGCTGCGTCGAGTCGCTGCTCACGCTCTACGCATTTCGCCCTCAGGACGCTTCGGCCAGTGACCTGCCACTGCTCGACGGACGCTGGGGTGATGATCTTTTCAACCCCGAAACCCTGAAATTGCTGGGCGTTCGGGTGGGTGGCGGAATCGCGGCAGGTGCAGCGGCAGGTGCTGGCGTGGACCTGCTGGTGGGCGGAATCACCTTGGGAGCTGCGGCGCTGGTGGGGGCGATTGCCGGCGGTGCGTTGCAGACTGCGCGCAGTTACGGCGGCCGACTACTGGGCAAGATCAAAGGTCAACGCGAACTGACGGTCGACGACGCAGTGCTGAGGCTGTTGGCATTGCGGCAGCGGCAACTGCTGTTAGCGCTGGAAGCCCGCGGACACGCGGCGATGGACAGCATCAAACTGAGCGCCCCGCAGGACAAAACGTGGCGCGAGGGCAAGCTCCCCGACGACTTGCGCAAAGCGCGCGCTCACCCGCAGTGGTCGTCGCTTAACCCGCATTCGAAGTTGAATCAGGCCGAGCGACAGGAGTCGATTGAAGCGCTGGCTGCAAGCCTCAATACCGCTTGAGCATTTTGGGTGCGTGAACCGCTAAATAACGCCGACAGTCGCCCCGATGATTTGGGGATACTGTTAACGCGTCAGCCCCGGTATGATCCCGCGCCCGATACACCCGGAACCGGATACACATGAAACCCACCTTGATCGCTGCCGCAGAAATCGACCGTCTCGATACCTGGGCCAAA
The DNA window shown above is from Pseudomonas sp. BSw22131 and carries:
- a CDS encoding GTPase/DUF3482 domain-containing protein, which encodes MTDSKTTQALRLAVVGHTNVGKTSLLRTLTRDGGFGDVSHRPSTTRHVEGARLSVDGEALLELYDTPGLEDAIALLDYLEQLDRPGERLDGPARLARFLEGSEARQRFEQEAKVLRQLLESDAGLYVIDAREPVLAKYRDELAVLASCGKPLLPVLNFVSSAQHREPAWREALARLGLHALVRFDSVAPPEDGEQRLYESLALLLETSRPQLERLIADQHLQRVARRHSAARLIAELLLDCAACRRSVATQSDQVQTAISDLRKAVRQREQRCVESLLTLYAFRPQDASASDLPLLDGRWGDDLFNPETLKLLGVRVGGGIAAGAAAGAGVDLLVGGITLGAAALVGAIAGGALQTARSYGGRLLGKIKGQRELTVDDAVLRLLALRQRQLLLALEARGHAAMDSIKLSAPQDKTWREGKLPDDLRKARAHPQWSSLNPHSKLNQAERQESIEALAASLNTA